TACTGTACCGTCCTTTGATTCCAACTTTGTAATTTCACTAAGCGTCACAAAACTAAATTGCTCCTCAAGCTTCTCTCTCAGCGCCTTGGGCAAATTCGTCATCTCGCTGAAATCATTGACCCGCTTCACATACAGCCAGTCAAAAATTTGTCCTCCACGAAAAGCAGGCTCGCCATTGTTCTTGGCCCAGTCCTGAAGCTCCTCCAAAGTTAAATCATATATAAAAGGTTTCATCAATGTTTGCACCCGTTCCTTCTTCATTAAGTTCTGTTTGATCGCAGATCGTATTTTTCATTCTTCCTATTTTAGCACAAATCCCTGAGGGGGTAAAAATTTTTCGTCTTCATGCAAAAAACCGCCGGAAATGTTCCGGCGGAATGTGGAAATGCTGGTGGGCAGCTGCATGGAATTCTCTTCCGCGCTATTTCACCCGACGTAGGCGCGCGATATAAAATCCGTCGCTGTGGAAATGCTGCGGTAACAGCTGTACCGAGCCTCCCTGTATACTATCCATTTCGCGGCTCACGTCCGGGAAGGAATGACCCTCTGCCAATTCATACTCCGAATGTTCGCTTAAAAACCGAGTCAATTGTCCTTCATTTTCGTCCGGCTCAATCGTGCATGTACTGTATACCAGAATGCCACCTGGCTTCAACAGTCCCGCCACACTATCCAGCAGCTCATGCTGAAGCTGTGTAATGTCGCGAACATCCTGCGCAGTTTTGCTCCAACGCAGGTCCGGTTTACGACGAATTACTCCAAAGCCAGAGCATGGTGCATCCAGCAAAATACGGTCAAAAGAAGCTGGGGCATATCGTTCCTTCAGTTCTAGCGCATCACCAGTGACTGTTTCCACGGCATCCAGGCCAAGTCGTTTAGCCTGTTCACGGATTAATTGATGCTTATGGGCATGCAGATCATTTGCAACGATCCGACCGCGATCCTTCATCAGCTCAGCCATATGAGCTGTTTTGCCGCCTGGAGCGGCACAGCAATCCAGTACCAGCATACCGGGCTCAGGAGCAACTGCTTCGGCAACGAGCATAGAGCTTTCATCCTGTACGGACAGCGAGCCGTCCGTATACCACGAGGTAAGCGCCATATTGCCACCGCTACGAACAACAATCCCATAGGGACTAACTGCCGAAGGAACGGCATCAAGTCCTTTTGAGCGCATCTCGTCCAGCAGCTGATCACGGCTGGTCATTGTCGTATTCACCCGTACGCTGACCGCAGGGGGCTCATTATTAGCCTGACAGATAGCCTCAGCAGTATCTGCACCGTATTGCTTAATCCAACGCTTAACCAGCCACTGTGGATGAGAATGTTCTAATGAAATCCGTTCCTCTGGTGACAAATCGTCAGGAATACGCAGCTTGTCCGGCTCACGCAGCATGCTGCGGAGCACGCCGTTGACCATACCGGAAATCCCCTGATGCCCACGACGCTTGGCAATGGTCACCGCTTCACTAACGACTGCATGATCCGGAACTCGATCCAGATACACCACCTGATACACACTCATCCGCAGCAACGAACGTACCCAAGCCTGAAGCTTGGCCGTTCCTTTTTGAACAAATTTATTCAAAAAATAATCAAGTGTATTTCGGCGTGCGACTGTACCGTATACAAGTTCAGTCGCCAGACCAGCGTCACTTGCAGATAAACCTGCCTGCTGAAGTCGACGATTTAACTCAAGATTGCTATACGCACCCTCTTGCTCCACACCGGTCAACACATCAAGTGCAACTTCCCGCGCCGTCTGTTTGCGAGTATTGCCGGATCTGGCACCCACTCCCTTGCCTTTGCCTCCCTGACGGGAGTGACTCCCGCTCATCCGAGCACCGTGCCTGGCTTCATCTGTCCGCCGCGCGCAAAGGTTCCGGCATCCATAACCTTTTTGCCAGCCGGTTGAACCTGAGTCAGCCAAAGAGTTCCCTCGCCTGTCTGCACCTCAATGCCACGAGCGGTCAATTGAAGAACCGTTCCGGGTGCTGGAGCATTTGAGCCACTCACTTCATTATTTATGAAAGGCTGCTCAGCAGCCCATATTTTAAAAACATTTTCCTCCCAAAGCGTAAACGCGCCGGAAAAAGGTACAAGGCCGCGAATCCGGTTGTATATCTGCTGTGCATTGTCACTCCACGAAATACGCTCATCGTCGCGGTTCAGATTCGGAGCATAGGTCGCCTCGTCCTCGTTTTGCGGCGTACGGTCTGATTGGCCTGCCAGCAATTTAGGCAGCTCGCCCTGCAAAAGCTTTGCTCCAGCTACGCTTAGCTTCTCAAAAATCGTACCGGAGGTATCCTCTGGCTCTATAGCAACCTCAACTCGCGATATCATATCGCCAGTATCCAGTCCTTCCGCCATATACATCAGCGTCACACCCGTCACGGTCTCACCGTTAATAATCGCACGCTGGATCGGTGCACCTCCCCGATAACGGGGAAGTAACGAACCATGCACATTCAGGCAGCCGAAACGAGGCAGGTCTAGTACGGATTTTGGCAAAATTTGCCCATAGGCTGCGGTTACGATCAGATCAGGACGCAGCTCCGCCACCTGAGCCACCGCTTCTGGCTG
The Paenibacillus peoriae DNA segment above includes these coding regions:
- the rsmB gene encoding 16S rRNA (cytosine(967)-C(5))-methyltransferase RsmB, coding for MSGSHSRQGGKGKGVGARSGNTRKQTAREVALDVLTGVEQEGAYSNLELNRRLQQAGLSASDAGLATELVYGTVARRNTLDYFLNKFVQKGTAKLQAWVRSLLRMSVYQVVYLDRVPDHAVVSEAVTIAKRRGHQGISGMVNGVLRSMLREPDKLRIPDDLSPEERISLEHSHPQWLVKRWIKQYGADTAEAICQANNEPPAVSVRVNTTMTSRDQLLDEMRSKGLDAVPSAVSPYGIVVRSGGNMALTSWYTDGSLSVQDESSMLVAEAVAPEPGMLVLDCCAAPGGKTAHMAELMKDRGRIVANDLHAHKHQLIREQAKRLGLDAVETVTGDALELKERYAPASFDRILLDAPCSGFGVIRRKPDLRWSKTAQDVRDITQLQHELLDSVAGLLKPGGILVYSTCTIEPDENEGQLTRFLSEHSEYELAEGHSFPDVSREMDSIQGGSVQLLPQHFHSDGFYIARLRRVK
- the fmt gene encoding methionyl-tRNA formyltransferase, with product MSQDIRIIFMGTPEFAVPSLNMLLDNGYNVVGVITQPDKPQGRKKILTPTPVKEAAEKRGLPVLQPTRLRQPEAVAQVAELRPDLIVTAAYGQILPKSVLDLPRFGCLNVHGSLLPRYRGGAPIQRAIINGETVTGVTLMYMAEGLDTGDMISRVEVAIEPEDTSGTIFEKLSVAGAKLLQGELPKLLAGQSDRTPQNEDEATYAPNLNRDDERISWSDNAQQIYNRIRGLVPFSGAFTLWEENVFKIWAAEQPFINNEVSGSNAPAPGTVLQLTARGIEVQTGEGTLWLTQVQPAGKKVMDAGTFARGGQMKPGTVLG